One Streptomyces sp. ML-6 genomic region harbors:
- the ribH gene encoding 6,7-dimethyl-8-ribityllumazine synthase, with amino-acid sequence MSGKGAPELSVRNCGDLRVAVVAAQWHEKVMDGLVDGALRALHELGIDEPTLLRVPGSFELPVVAKVLAGRGYDAVVALGVIIRGGTPHFEYVSQGVTNGLTQVAVDTGVPVGFGVLTCDTEEQALDRAGLEGSHEDKGHEAVTAAVATAATLRTVSEPWR; translated from the coding sequence ATGAGCGGCAAGGGCGCACCCGAACTGTCCGTACGCAACTGCGGTGACCTGCGCGTGGCGGTCGTCGCCGCGCAGTGGCACGAGAAGGTCATGGACGGACTCGTCGACGGCGCGCTGCGCGCCCTGCACGAGCTCGGCATCGACGAGCCGACCCTGCTCCGGGTCCCCGGCAGTTTCGAGCTCCCGGTCGTCGCCAAGGTCCTCGCGGGCCGCGGCTACGACGCGGTCGTCGCCCTCGGCGTCATCATCCGCGGCGGCACCCCCCACTTCGAGTACGTATCCCAGGGCGTCACCAACGGCCTCACCCAGGTCGCCGTCGACACCGGGGTGCCCGTCGGCTTCGGGGTGCTCACCTGCGACACCGAGGAGCAGGCGCTCGACCGGGCCGGCCTCGAGGGCTCCCACGAGGACAAGGGCCACGAAGCGGTCACCGCGGCCGTCGCCACCGCCGCCACGCTGCGCACCGTCAGCGAGCCCTGGCGCTGA
- a CDS encoding bifunctional 3,4-dihydroxy-2-butanone-4-phosphate synthase/GTP cyclohydrolase II, whose translation MTAQPTWLHPDRGRELEDLSLDPVEQAIRDIAAGRPVVVVDDEDRENEGDLVIAAEKATPEIVAFMMSECRGLICAPMENDELERLELPQMVGHNTESMRTAFTVSVDASAAHGVTTGISAADRATTLRLLAGGEAGPADFVRPGHVFPLRARSGGVLVRNGHTEAAVDLARLAGLRPAGAIVEIAGEDGVMLRLPQLIPFARKHGLTIISIEDLIAYRRSSEPTVRREAEVRLPTGFGPFTAYGYRSATDGVEHVALVHGDLGDGDDILVRVHSECLTGDIFQSQRCDCGPQLHASMRRITEEGRGVVVYLRGHEGRGIGLLSKLRAYELQERGSDTLDANLELGLPADARDYAAGAQILKDLGVRSLRLMTNNPDKTAAILRHGLAVTGREPMPVQAGEHNLRYLRTKRDRMGHDLPWLDTATVSTCGNQ comes from the coding sequence ATGACTGCCCAGCCCACCTGGCTGCACCCGGACCGCGGGAGGGAGCTGGAGGACCTCTCGCTCGACCCCGTCGAACAGGCGATCCGTGACATCGCCGCCGGCCGGCCCGTCGTGGTCGTCGACGACGAGGACCGGGAGAACGAGGGCGACCTCGTCATCGCCGCCGAGAAGGCCACCCCCGAGATCGTCGCGTTCATGATGAGCGAGTGCCGCGGCCTGATCTGTGCCCCCATGGAGAACGACGAGCTGGAACGGCTCGAGCTCCCGCAGATGGTCGGCCACAACACCGAGTCGATGCGGACCGCGTTCACCGTCTCCGTCGACGCCTCGGCGGCACACGGCGTGACCACCGGCATCTCCGCCGCCGACCGGGCCACCACCCTCCGGCTGCTGGCGGGCGGCGAGGCCGGACCCGCCGACTTCGTACGGCCCGGCCACGTCTTCCCGCTCCGCGCCCGCTCCGGCGGCGTACTGGTGCGCAACGGCCACACCGAGGCCGCCGTCGACCTCGCCCGGCTCGCCGGACTGCGGCCCGCCGGCGCCATCGTCGAGATCGCCGGCGAGGACGGCGTGATGCTGCGACTGCCGCAGCTGATCCCGTTCGCCCGCAAGCACGGCCTCACGATCATCTCCATCGAGGACCTGATCGCCTACCGCCGCAGTTCGGAACCGACCGTGCGCCGCGAGGCCGAGGTGCGGCTGCCGACCGGCTTCGGCCCGTTCACCGCCTACGGCTACCGCTCCGCGACCGACGGCGTCGAGCACGTCGCACTCGTCCACGGCGACCTCGGCGACGGCGACGACATCCTGGTCCGGGTCCACTCCGAGTGCCTGACCGGCGACATCTTCCAGTCCCAGCGCTGCGACTGCGGCCCCCAGCTGCACGCCTCCATGCGCCGGATCACCGAGGAGGGCCGCGGCGTCGTCGTCTACCTGCGCGGCCACGAGGGCCGGGGCATCGGCCTGCTGTCCAAACTGCGCGCCTACGAACTCCAGGAACGCGGCAGCGACACCCTCGACGCCAACCTGGAACTCGGCCTGCCCGCCGACGCCCGCGACTACGCGGCCGGCGCCCAGATCCTCAAGGACCTCGGCGTCCGCAGCCTCCGGCTGATGACCAACAACCCCGACAAGACGGCCGCGATCCTGCGACACGGACTGGCCGTCACCGGCCGCGAGCCGATGCCCGTCCAGGCGGGCGAGCACAATCTGCGCTACCTGCGCACCAAGCGCGACCGCATGGGGCACGACCTGCCCTGGCTCGACACCGCCACGGTGTCGACCTGCGGCAACCAGTGA
- a CDS encoding nicotinamide mononucleotide transporter family protein, translating to MTALNWLNSEAFTVLGQHIIWSDMIGNTIGLLALTLGWLRSVWTWPAQLLSGVVLVAANASVQQAGSVGKQVVVIAVAVWGWQQWTRGRQQAQDGSIAVRFATWRERGYLLGGAVLGTLAVGGLFTAFPSLSWSPWADAYIFAGTLVAMLAQARGMVEFWFAWLLVDLVGVPLNFHSGLAFSGLIYVVYGALVLWGMRDWWLRSRTPALEGATA from the coding sequence GTGACCGCCCTGAACTGGCTGAACTCGGAGGCGTTCACCGTCCTCGGGCAGCACATCATCTGGTCCGACATGATCGGCAACACCATCGGTCTGCTCGCCCTGACCCTGGGCTGGCTCCGCTCGGTCTGGACCTGGCCCGCCCAGCTCCTGTCCGGCGTCGTCCTCGTCGCGGCCAACGCCTCCGTGCAGCAGGCGGGCAGCGTCGGCAAGCAGGTCGTCGTCATCGCCGTGGCCGTCTGGGGCTGGCAGCAGTGGACCCGGGGCAGGCAGCAGGCCCAGGACGGCTCCATCGCCGTACGGTTCGCCACCTGGCGCGAGCGCGGCTACCTGCTGGGCGGCGCCGTGCTCGGCACCCTCGCGGTCGGCGGCCTGTTCACCGCGTTCCCCTCGCTGTCCTGGAGCCCGTGGGCGGACGCGTACATCTTCGCGGGCACCCTCGTCGCGATGCTCGCCCAGGCCCGCGGCATGGTCGAGTTCTGGTTCGCCTGGCTGCTGGTCGACCTGGTCGGCGTACCGCTGAACTTCCACAGCGGCCTCGCCTTCTCCGGCCTCATCTACGTCGTGTACGGCGCCCTCGTCCTGTGGGGCATGCGCGACTGGTGGCTGCGTTCGCGTACACCCGCTCTGGAAGGAGCCACGGCATGA
- a CDS encoding riboflavin synthase yields MFTGIVEELGEVTAVEKLDDASRFRLRGPVVTEGAKHGDSIAVNGVCLTVVDLGDGEFTADVMAETLNRSSLGALDTGSRVNLERPMAVGGRLGGHIVQGHVDGTGRIVERRISENWEIVKVSLPAHLSRYVVEKGSITVDGVSLTVVDAGPDYFTISLIPTTLALTTLGIKEPGDPVNLEVDVIAKYVERLLGHTAQEPEEPVR; encoded by the coding sequence TTGTTCACCGGAATTGTCGAAGAACTGGGTGAGGTCACCGCCGTCGAGAAGCTCGACGACGCCTCCCGCTTCCGCCTGCGCGGCCCCGTGGTCACCGAGGGCGCCAAGCACGGCGACTCCATCGCCGTCAACGGCGTCTGCCTCACCGTCGTCGACCTCGGCGACGGCGAGTTCACCGCCGACGTGATGGCCGAGACCCTGAACCGGTCCAGCCTCGGCGCCCTGGACACGGGCTCCCGGGTCAACCTGGAGCGCCCCATGGCGGTCGGCGGCCGGCTCGGCGGACACATCGTCCAGGGCCACGTCGACGGCACCGGCCGCATCGTCGAGCGCCGGATCTCCGAGAACTGGGAGATCGTGAAGGTCTCCCTCCCCGCGCACCTGAGCCGCTACGTGGTCGAGAAGGGATCGATCACCGTCGACGGCGTCAGCCTCACCGTGGTGGACGCCGGACCCGACTACTTCACCATCAGCCTCATCCCCACCACCCTCGCCCTGACCACGCTCGGCATCAAGGAGCCCGGCGACCCGGTCAACCTGGAGGTGGACGTCATCGCGAAGTACGTCGAGCGGCTGCTCGGCCACACCGCGCAGGAGCCCGAGGAGCCGGTGCGGTGA
- the ribD gene encoding bifunctional diaminohydroxyphosphoribosylaminopyrimidine deaminase/5-amino-6-(5-phosphoribosylamino)uracil reductase RibD → MDTAADITAMRRAIELAARGLGSTSPNPVVGCVVLDAAGHLAGEGFHQRAGGPHAEIHALRAAGDRARGGTAYVTLEPCNHTGRTGPCAQALAEAGVARVVYAVGDPNPQATGGADTLRAAGVEVEGGLLAAEAEAGNAAWLTSVRLGRPYVLWKYAASLDGRIAAADATSRWITSADSRADVHRLRAEADAVVVGSGTARTDDPQLGVRGVDGAVQPLRVVVDTTATAVRPGARVLDDGAPTLIAVADDADARHLPEGAVLRLPRAATGPGLDIPALLDALHGRGIRSVLLEGGPTLAGAFVAAGTVDKVVGYLAPVLLGAGPTALADAGISTLAEALRLDVTETVRIGPDLRITAVPGTDRKEN, encoded by the coding sequence GTGGACACCGCAGCCGACATCACCGCCATGCGCCGAGCGATCGAGCTCGCCGCCCGCGGCCTCGGCTCCACCAGCCCCAACCCCGTCGTCGGCTGTGTCGTCCTCGACGCCGCGGGCCACCTGGCGGGCGAGGGCTTCCACCAGCGGGCCGGCGGCCCGCACGCCGAGATCCACGCCCTGCGCGCCGCGGGCGACCGGGCCCGCGGCGGCACCGCCTACGTCACCCTCGAACCCTGCAACCACACCGGCCGCACCGGCCCCTGCGCCCAGGCGCTGGCCGAGGCCGGCGTCGCCCGGGTCGTCTACGCGGTCGGCGACCCGAACCCGCAGGCCACCGGCGGTGCGGACACCCTGCGCGCGGCCGGGGTCGAGGTCGAAGGGGGGCTCCTCGCCGCCGAGGCCGAAGCGGGCAACGCCGCCTGGCTGACCTCGGTGCGGCTCGGCCGCCCGTACGTCCTGTGGAAGTACGCGGCGAGCCTCGACGGCCGGATCGCGGCCGCCGACGCCACCAGCCGCTGGATCACCTCCGCCGATTCCCGCGCCGACGTCCACCGGCTGCGCGCCGAGGCCGACGCCGTCGTGGTCGGCTCCGGCACCGCCCGCACCGACGACCCGCAGCTCGGAGTCCGGGGCGTCGACGGCGCCGTGCAGCCCCTGCGGGTGGTCGTGGACACCACCGCCACCGCCGTACGCCCCGGCGCCCGCGTCCTCGACGACGGCGCGCCCACCCTGATCGCCGTCGCCGACGACGCCGACGCCCGCCACCTCCCCGAAGGGGCCGTCCTGCGGCTGCCGCGCGCCGCCACCGGCCCCGGCCTCGACATCCCCGCCCTGCTCGACGCCCTGCACGGGCGCGGCATCCGCTCCGTACTCCTCGAAGGCGGCCCGACCCTGGCCGGGGCCTTCGTCGCCGCGGGAACGGTCGACAAGGTCGTCGGCTACCTCGCCCCCGTGCTCCTCGGCGCCGGGCCCACGGCCCTCGCCGACGCCGGAATCTCCACCCTCGCAGAGGCGTTGCGCCTCGATGTGACCGAGACCGTCCGCATCGGCCCCGATCTGCGCATCACCGCCGTCCCCGGCACCGACCGGAAGGAAAACTGA
- a CDS encoding chitinase C-terminal domain-containing protein, which translates to MLSPTRARATLLAAGATAAALLLGSLAATPSAAADQESCRPDGLYQTPGVQVPYCSVYDTEGREKMGADHQRRVIGYFTNWRTGKDGKPAYLVPDIPWDKVTHLNYAFAHVDGDNKLSVGADGPDNASTGMTWPGVAGAEMDPELPYKGHFNLLTKFKKKHPNVKTMVSVGGWAETGGYFGADGERVDSGGFYSMATNADGSVNQAGIDTFADSAVDFVRKYGFSGVDIDYEYPTTMKDAGNPLDWTLSNARRAGLVKGYAALMKTLREKLDRASAIDGTHYLLSVAAPSSGYLLRGMETFQVQKYLDYVNIMSYDLHGAWNEYVGPNAALYDDGKDAELAQASVYSTSQYGGTGYLNTDWAYHYFRGSMPSGRINIGLPYYTRGFKNVQGGTDGLWGRAATTDCPAGAGLTKCGDGAVGIDNLWHDLDDAGKESPAGSNPMWHAKNLEKGVVGDYVTDYGFPADTELTGTYARKYDSTLVAPWLWNAEKKVFLSTEDEQSVAAKADYVVDKGIGGTMIWELAGDYGWNAAKGQYEPGSTLTSTMYEKFKSAAPYGAKRSTIDLPAEAIDIDVSFEQFPLGDSNYPISPKLKITNNTKATLPGGTEFQFDYATSAPANAKDQSGFGTTIVRSDHTAANNIGGLKGDYHRVSLKLPGWQSLAPGASVQVDFVYYLPTSTPSNWTVTFGGKSYALVADLARGTTQVEPGTGTTPSPDPSTPGGECTAPDWSAGSEYGAGTTVSHDSHQWKARWWTKGETPGSTGEWGVWQDLGAC; encoded by the coding sequence GTGCTGTCCCCCACCCGTGCGAGAGCCACCCTGCTCGCGGCCGGCGCCACCGCCGCCGCGCTGCTGCTGGGTTCGCTCGCCGCCACCCCGTCGGCCGCCGCCGACCAGGAGTCCTGTCGTCCGGACGGGCTCTACCAGACCCCCGGCGTACAGGTCCCCTACTGCTCCGTCTACGACACCGAGGGCCGCGAGAAGATGGGCGCCGACCATCAGCGGCGGGTCATCGGGTACTTCACCAACTGGCGTACCGGGAAGGACGGCAAGCCCGCCTACCTCGTCCCCGACATCCCCTGGGACAAGGTCACCCACCTGAACTACGCCTTCGCCCACGTCGACGGCGACAACAAGCTCTCCGTGGGCGCCGACGGCCCGGACAACGCCTCGACGGGCATGACCTGGCCGGGTGTCGCCGGTGCCGAGATGGACCCCGAACTCCCCTACAAGGGCCATTTCAACCTGCTCACCAAGTTCAAGAAGAAGCACCCGAACGTGAAGACCATGGTGTCGGTGGGCGGCTGGGCCGAGACCGGCGGCTACTTCGGCGCCGACGGCGAGCGGGTGGACTCCGGCGGCTTCTACTCGATGGCGACCAACGCCGACGGCTCGGTCAACCAGGCCGGCATCGACACCTTCGCGGACTCGGCCGTCGACTTCGTCAGGAAGTACGGCTTCAGCGGCGTCGACATCGACTACGAGTACCCGACGACCATGAAGGACGCGGGCAACCCGCTGGACTGGACCCTGTCCAACGCCCGCCGGGCCGGCCTGGTCAAGGGCTACGCCGCGCTGATGAAGACCCTGCGCGAGAAGCTCGACCGCGCGTCCGCCATCGACGGCACCCACTACCTGCTGAGCGTGGCCGCCCCCTCGTCGGGCTATCTGCTGCGCGGCATGGAGACCTTCCAGGTCCAGAAGTACCTGGACTACGTCAACATCATGTCGTACGACCTGCACGGCGCGTGGAACGAGTACGTCGGTCCGAACGCCGCGCTGTACGACGACGGCAAGGACGCCGAACTCGCCCAGGCGAGCGTCTACTCGACCTCCCAGTACGGCGGCACCGGCTACCTCAACACCGACTGGGCGTACCACTACTTCCGCGGTTCGATGCCGTCCGGCCGGATCAACATCGGCCTGCCGTACTACACCCGCGGGTTCAAGAACGTGCAGGGCGGCACGGACGGACTGTGGGGCAGGGCCGCCACCACCGACTGCCCGGCCGGCGCGGGGCTGACCAAGTGCGGTGACGGCGCCGTCGGCATCGACAACCTCTGGCACGACCTGGACGACGCGGGCAAGGAGTCGCCCGCCGGTTCCAACCCCATGTGGCACGCGAAGAACCTGGAGAAGGGGGTCGTCGGCGACTACGTCACCGACTACGGCTTCCCCGCCGACACCGAGCTGACCGGCACCTACGCCCGCAAGTACGACTCGACGCTGGTCGCGCCCTGGCTGTGGAACGCCGAGAAGAAGGTCTTCCTGTCCACCGAGGACGAGCAGTCGGTCGCCGCGAAGGCGGACTACGTCGTCGACAAGGGCATCGGCGGCACCATGATCTGGGAACTCGCGGGCGACTACGGCTGGAACGCCGCCAAGGGCCAGTACGAGCCGGGCTCCACGCTCACCTCGACGATGTACGAGAAGTTCAAGTCGGCCGCCCCGTACGGCGCGAAGCGCTCCACCATCGACCTGCCCGCCGAGGCGATCGACATCGACGTGTCCTTCGAGCAGTTCCCGCTCGGTGACTCCAACTACCCGATCAGCCCCAAGCTGAAGATCACCAACAACACGAAGGCGACGCTGCCCGGCGGCACCGAGTTCCAGTTCGACTACGCGACCTCGGCCCCCGCCAACGCCAAGGACCAGTCCGGCTTCGGCACCACGATCGTGCGCAGCGACCACACCGCGGCCAACAACATCGGCGGGCTGAAGGGCGACTACCACCGCGTCTCGCTGAAGCTGCCCGGCTGGCAGAGCCTGGCGCCCGGCGCCTCGGTGCAGGTGGACTTCGTGTACTACCTGCCCACCTCCACCCCGTCGAACTGGACGGTGACCTTCGGCGGGAAGTCGTACGCCCTCGTCGCCGACCTGGCGCGCGGCACCACCCAGGTCGAGCCCGGCACCGGCACGACGCCGTCGCCCGACCCGTCGACCCCCGGCGGCGAATGCACCGCCCCCGACTGGAGCGCGGGTTCCGAGTACGGCGCCGGCACGACGGTCAGCCACGACTCGCACCAGTGGAAGGCCCGGTGGTGGACGAAGGGCGAGACGCCCGGCTCCACCGGCGAATGGGGCGTCTGGCAGGACCTCGGGGCCTGCTGA
- a CDS encoding ROK family transcriptional regulator, translating to MPASPSTARAINDRLALRLLQQEGPLTATQLKNLTGLSRPTVADLVERLREAGLVEVVGESGAERRGPNARLYGIVADRAHLAALDVRTGGVAMVVADLLGNTLAEATLPVEGGMDTDTAAEQAAALLERIAREAGPAPLHSVGIGAPGLIDPVTGDLRDTTGLPAWHRRLVRVLQERLPATVLVENETNLAAVAEHRSGAARDRDTFVLFWLGHGIGAAVMLDGALRRGASGGAGEIGFLPLPGVVGVPSALNCDGGFHSLVGSAPVCELAAAHGIVVPPGPAGGEKEPGAASAVRAALAGEGRHEAFLDVLAERLALGAAAVAAVLDPGCVLLAGEVGHAGGDALAARVEERLATMSPLRTEVRAGRLGGGAVLRGALLAAREAAQDELFTPTG from the coding sequence ATGCCCGCATCACCGAGCACCGCCCGAGCCATCAACGACCGGCTCGCCCTGCGACTGCTCCAGCAGGAGGGCCCGCTGACGGCCACCCAGCTGAAGAACCTGACCGGCCTGTCCCGGCCGACCGTCGCCGACCTCGTCGAACGGCTCAGGGAGGCCGGACTGGTCGAGGTGGTCGGAGAGTCCGGCGCCGAGCGGCGCGGCCCCAACGCCCGGTTGTACGGGATCGTCGCCGACCGCGCCCACCTCGCCGCCCTCGACGTGCGCACCGGCGGCGTCGCCATGGTCGTCGCCGACCTGCTGGGCAACACGCTCGCCGAGGCCACCCTGCCGGTGGAGGGCGGCATGGACACCGACACCGCCGCGGAACAGGCCGCCGCCCTGCTGGAGCGCATCGCGCGCGAGGCCGGCCCCGCCCCCCTGCACAGCGTCGGCATCGGTGCACCCGGACTGATCGACCCGGTCACCGGCGACCTGCGCGACACCACCGGCCTGCCGGCCTGGCACCGGCGACTGGTGCGGGTGCTCCAGGAGCGGCTGCCCGCGACCGTGCTGGTCGAGAACGAGACCAATCTCGCCGCCGTGGCCGAGCACCGCAGCGGCGCGGCCCGCGACCGTGACACCTTCGTGCTCTTCTGGCTCGGCCACGGCATCGGCGCCGCCGTCATGCTGGACGGCGCGCTCCGCCGCGGGGCCTCCGGCGGCGCGGGCGAGATCGGCTTCCTGCCGCTGCCCGGCGTGGTGGGCGTCCCCTCGGCGCTCAACTGCGACGGCGGCTTCCACTCGCTGGTCGGCTCCGCCCCGGTCTGCGAACTGGCCGCCGCCCACGGCATCGTCGTGCCCCCGGGCCCGGCCGGGGGCGAGAAGGAACCGGGCGCGGCCTCGGCCGTGCGGGCCGCCCTGGCGGGGGAGGGCAGGCACGAGGCGTTCCTGGACGTCCTGGCCGAACGCCTCGCGCTGGGTGCCGCCGCCGTCGCCGCGGTCCTCGACCCCGGCTGTGTGCTGCTCGCGGGCGAGGTCGGCCACGCGGGCGGCGACGCGCTCGCGGCCCGGGTCGAGGAGCGGCTGGCCACGATGTCCCCGCTGCGCACCGAGGTCAGGGCCGGCCGGCTGGGCGGCGGCGCGGTCCTGAGGGGCGCGCTGCTCGCCGCCCGGGAGGCGGCGCAGGACGAACTGTTCACCCCGACCGGCTGA
- a CDS encoding MFS transporter produces the protein MTTDSTETVFGTEQVRRARFAIAAVFTVHGAVTGSFATRVPWIQDHAGVSAGQLGLALAFPAIGASLAMPLAGAVSHRFGARTALRGLLALWTLALVLPALAPGLLTLCAALFVYGATAGMSDVAMNALGVEVETRLDKSIMSGLHGMWSVGALIGSAAGTLAAHLGTDARLHHALAALVLTALGLLACRGVLDLRGEPDEEPPPRFSLPPKSALIIGAVGFCAVFAEGASLDWSAVYLRDVMDTSAGLAAASTTAFALTMAVARIAGDKVVDRFGAVRTVRVGGVLATAGGVLVVTAPSTVLALCGFGLLGLGVAVVVPLAFAAAGRSGPNPSQAIAGVATITYTSGLIAPSAIGSLAEATSLVVSFGLVTVLAFGLVLGAGVLRAGDRRPTPSPDAGATKAAPTEPRP, from the coding sequence ATGACAACGGATTCCACCGAGACGGTCTTCGGTACGGAGCAGGTGAGGCGGGCCAGGTTCGCCATCGCCGCGGTCTTCACCGTCCACGGCGCGGTGACCGGCAGCTTCGCCACCCGGGTTCCCTGGATCCAGGACCACGCCGGGGTCAGCGCCGGACAGCTCGGCCTGGCCCTGGCCTTCCCGGCGATCGGCGCCTCGCTCGCGATGCCGCTGGCCGGCGCGGTGAGCCACCGCTTCGGCGCCCGGACCGCGCTGCGCGGGCTGCTCGCCCTCTGGACGCTGGCGCTGGTCCTGCCCGCGCTGGCGCCCGGTCTGCTGACGCTGTGCGCGGCCCTCTTCGTCTACGGGGCGACGGCCGGCATGTCGGACGTGGCGATGAACGCCCTCGGCGTCGAGGTGGAGACCCGCCTCGACAAGTCGATCATGTCGGGGCTGCACGGGATGTGGAGCGTGGGCGCCCTGATCGGCTCGGCGGCGGGCACCCTGGCCGCGCACCTGGGCACCGACGCCCGGCTGCACCACGCCCTGGCCGCCCTGGTGCTCACCGCGCTCGGCCTGCTGGCCTGCCGGGGCGTGCTCGACCTGCGCGGCGAGCCGGACGAGGAGCCGCCGCCGCGCTTCAGCCTGCCGCCGAAGTCGGCGCTGATCATCGGCGCGGTGGGCTTCTGCGCGGTGTTCGCCGAGGGGGCCAGCCTGGACTGGTCGGCGGTCTACCTCCGGGACGTGATGGACACCTCCGCCGGACTCGCCGCGGCCTCCACCACGGCGTTCGCGCTGACCATGGCGGTCGCCCGGATCGCCGGCGACAAGGTCGTCGACCGCTTCGGCGCGGTGCGCACCGTGCGGGTCGGCGGGGTCCTCGCGACGGCGGGCGGCGTGCTCGTGGTCACCGCGCCGAGCACGGTGCTCGCCCTGTGCGGCTTCGGGCTCCTCGGCCTCGGGGTCGCCGTGGTCGTCCCGCTCGCCTTCGCGGCGGCGGGGCGCAGCGGCCCGAACCCGAGCCAGGCGATCGCGGGCGTCGCCACGATCACGTACACCTCCGGGCTCATCGCCCCCTCCGCGATCGGCTCGCTGGCCGAGGCGACCTCGCTGGTCGTCTCCTTCGGCCTGGTGACGGTGCTGGCGTTCGGCCTGGTGCTGGGGGCCGGGGTGCTGCGGGCGGGCGACCGCCGGCCCACGCCGTCCCCGGACGCGGGCGCGACGAAGGCGGCACCGACCGAGCCGCGCCCGTGA
- a CDS encoding solute carrier family 23 protein: MDLGVRWTLHGDGKTPAPGAVVRPDERLSWPRTFGLGAQHVVAMFGASFVAPVLMGLDPNLAIMMSGVATAVFLLATRGRVPSYLGCSLSFVGVAATIRASGGSSAVVTGAVFVVGVVLLLAGLAVQRFGARIIHAAMPPVVTGAVVMLIGFNLAPVTASTYWPQDQWTALLVMLFTGLAVVCLRGFFSRIAIFLGLVFGYVLSWVLDQVFGKIHSPAGGAEAVDHWRLDLSGVAKADWIGLPSFHAPSFEWSAILVALPVVIALIAENAGHVKAVGEMTGSSLDDKLGTAIAADGAASMLSTAVGGPPNTTYSENIGVMAATRVYSTAAYWAAACFALLFGLCPKFGAVVAAVPGGVLGGITVILYGMIGLLGAQIWLHAKVDLRNPLNLVPAAAGIIIGVGGVGLKITDNFELSGIALGTIVVITGYHVLRAFAPAHLKTQEPLLDAGTSAYDEEDPTDKR; encoded by the coding sequence ATGGACCTCGGCGTGCGCTGGACCCTGCACGGCGACGGGAAGACCCCCGCGCCGGGGGCCGTGGTCCGTCCGGACGAACGGCTCTCCTGGCCCCGTACGTTCGGCCTCGGCGCCCAGCACGTGGTCGCGATGTTCGGCGCGTCGTTCGTCGCGCCGGTGCTGATGGGTCTGGACCCCAACCTGGCGATCATGATGTCGGGTGTCGCGACGGCCGTCTTCCTGCTGGCCACCCGCGGCCGGGTGCCCAGCTACCTCGGCTGCTCGCTCTCCTTCGTCGGGGTCGCGGCGACGATCCGGGCGAGCGGCGGCAGCAGCGCCGTGGTCACCGGCGCGGTGTTCGTCGTCGGTGTGGTGCTCCTCCTCGCCGGTCTCGCGGTGCAGCGGTTCGGTGCCCGGATCATCCACGCGGCCATGCCGCCGGTGGTCACCGGCGCGGTCGTCATGCTGATCGGCTTCAACCTGGCGCCGGTGACCGCCTCGACGTACTGGCCGCAGGACCAGTGGACGGCGCTGCTGGTGATGCTGTTCACCGGTTTGGCCGTAGTGTGCCTGCGCGGATTCTTCTCGCGCATCGCGATCTTCCTGGGCCTGGTCTTCGGGTACGTGCTCTCCTGGGTCCTCGACCAGGTCTTCGGCAAGATCCACTCCCCGGCGGGCGGTGCCGAGGCCGTGGACCACTGGCGGCTCGACCTGTCGGGCGTCGCGAAGGCCGACTGGATCGGGCTGCCGTCCTTCCACGCGCCGAGCTTCGAGTGGTCGGCGATCCTGGTCGCGCTGCCGGTGGTCATCGCGCTGATCGCCGAGAACGCCGGGCACGTGAAGGCCGTGGGCGAGATGACCGGCTCCTCGCTGGACGACAAGCTGGGCACCGCGATCGCCGCCGACGGCGCCGCGTCGATGCTGTCGACCGCGGTGGGCGGCCCGCCGAACACCACCTACTCGGAGAACATCGGCGTCATGGCCGCGACCCGGGTCTACTCCACCGCCGCGTACTGGGCCGCCGCCTGCTTCGCCCTGCTCTTCGGCCTCTGCCCCAAGTTCGGCGCGGTCGTCGCCGCGGTCCCCGGCGGGGTGCTCGGCGGCATCACCGTCATCCTCTACGGCATGATCGGCCTCCTCGGCGCCCAGATCTGGCTGCACGCCAAGGTGGACCTGCGCAATCCGCTGAATCTGGTCCCGGCCGCCGCGGGCATCATCATCGGCGTCGGCGGCGTCGGCCTGAAGATCACCGACAACTTCGAGCTGAGCGGGATCGCCCTGGGCACCATCGTGGTGATCACCGGCTACCACGTGCTGCGGGCCTTCGCCCCGGCGCACCTCAAGACCCAGGAGCCCCTGCTGGACGCGGGAACCTCGGCGTACGACGAAGAGGACCCGACGGACAAGCGGTGA